CCAAGGCCCGGGAGGTCCTGGAGGCGCTGCTGGACAAGTACGCGGACGAGGGGATCGAGAACGTGGAGGACCTGAGCGTCCTCAAGGTGCAGCCCCTGGACCGGTTCGGCACACCCGTGGAGATCGTCCGCTGCTTCGGCGGACGGGAGCGCTACCTCGCTGCACTGGGGGAATTGGAGACCGCGCTGCATGGTGGATCCAGCGCTCGGGCCGGCTAGGTGCGGCCCTCGACAGGTGCTATCCTGCGACCCATAGACTGGTCTCTTGGGAGGCGCTGATGAACACCCGTTTCTCCGAAGACGTGATCCCCCTGACCGATCTTAAGGTGAACCCGGGCCGGGTGGTGAAGCACGTGGCCGAGTCCCGCCGACCCGTGCTCCTCACCAGCCGCGGCCGCGGCGTGGCGGTGGTCCAGTCCGTGGCGGAGTACGAGAAGGAGCAGGAGGAGCGCGCGTTCCTGCGGGCGGTGGTGGAAGGCTTCGCGGATCTGGAGGAAGGCCGAGAGCACTCCCTGGCCGACGCCAAGGCCCGTTTGGGGGTGAAGTAGCGCTGTGCCCAAGACGG
This window of the Thermodesulfobacteriota bacterium genome carries:
- a CDS encoding type II toxin-antitoxin system Phd/YefM family antitoxin, coding for MNTRFSEDVIPLTDLKVNPGRVVKHVAESRRPVLLTSRGRGVAVVQSVAEYEKEQEERAFLRAVVEGFADLEEGREHSLADAKARLGVK